Genomic window (Chondrocystis sp. NIES-4102):
CAGTGTTTCTTCCTACTAAAGATAGATCATCAGTCTAATTTTCAATAATTGCTGTATTTGTACTAAACAAAATTTATCTTTTAGGTCATAAGGAGTCTTAAAAAACCGATTAGGAAACTTTTAAAATTATGTAAACAGTTAAACATTTTTTTATATATCTTATGCAGTATGCAAGAATTCTAGAGTTAGCTGATTAAATTCTAATTCGTATTCAACTTGCGCCCAATGTCTACAATAATTAAAAATATGAAGACGACTATGAGGTAAAAGTTTAAAACCAAGATAGGCGTGCTTAACTAGAATCACTCGATCTTGTTTACCCGAGAAAATCAGAGTTGGTGGAGTGATTTGGGGCAAATTATTGACAATCGGCTCAAATATCTGATTTTTAAGCCCCCATAAGTTGAAATTACTCCTCCGCAGGGAAATAATTGCCTGTTTTTTTCCTGGGAGTTTAAACAATTGATAACTAAGCTCAATCCATTCTCGAGGTAATGATTTTTTAGAATTGTAAAAACAAGAACTTAATATTACTTTTGCACCCTGAAGACTAGGTTGACTCAAGTTGGCGATCGCTTGAAATATTGCTCTAAATTTGTTGATTATTCTTATTGCTGCCTAGCTATATCATTTACCCAACACAAGCCTATAATTGCTTCTACAGTTGAAATAGTTTGTGTACCAGTTAAAATATTTGGTCGCAATCTCTGTCAAAATAAAGAAATTCAATAAATTTAAGATTTTTTATGACTCCAATAACTTTCTTAAGTCTACTAGCAGGGCTAGTATTATTAGTAGTAGGAGCAGAATATTTAGTCAA
Coding sequences:
- a CDS encoding putative hydrolase produces the protein MSQPSLQGAKVILSSCFYNSKKSLPREWIELSYQLFKLPGKKQAIISLRRSNFNLWGLKNQIFEPIVNNLPQITPPTLIFSGKQDRVILVKHAYLGFKLLPHSRLHIFNYCRHWAQVEYELEFNQLTLEFLHTA